The window TAGGCAAATGGATCATGCGGGAGGTCTGGTTACCAAAGGTCTGGTGCCGCTCCGGGTTAGTCGTGGCCGTTCTGTTTGCCGCCGAGTTTCTACTGGTTGCCCAAGGCCTGCGCTGGACAAGTGCATCGCATATGACGGTTTTTCTTTATACCGCTCCGTTGTTCGCCGCCATCGGCCTGCATCTGCGCCTGCCAGAGGAGCGTCTTGGTGCCATTCAATGGCTCGGCATGTCGTTAGCGTTCGCGGGTATTGCCATCACCTTTCTCATGCCGCGTGACGGGGTCGCGACTCAGTTAGCCCTCACCGACAGCCTGCTGGGCGATCTGCTGGGTTTGTGCGCAGGTGCTGCATGGGGATTCACGACCGTAGCGGTACGCACCAGCCGACTCAGTGAGGCACCCGCCACCCAGACCCTGTTCTACCAACTCGCCGGCGCGTTTCTCCTCTTGTTGCCCTTGGGCCTGCTGCTGGGCCAGAGCGCCGTGACCTTTACAACCCATGCCGTGGGCAGCCTGATTTTTCAAACAGTGATTGTGTCAGTAGCCAGCTACTTGATCTGGTTCTGGATGCTGCGTCGCTACCTCGCCGCTCGTCTTGGCGTGCTGGCTTTCATGAGTCCGCTCTTTGGCGTACTCATGGGGTATCTATGGCTGGGAGAACAGACGAGTGTCGGATTTCTGCTGGGTGCCAGCCTCACGATTGTTGGCTTGCTGGTGGTGAATCTCAGCAAGGCGAGCGCGCAGACTCAGGAGCAAAGAAGTTATCCGATTCCCAAAAATCGCAAAGGGAACGTACCGTTATGAACCCGTGGCTGCTCTGGCGCGCCTTAAATATTTGTAGACCGTAGCCCGTGATAGAGATAACAGCTCGCAGAGGTAGTTGGTTGCATTGCGCAGCGCGAAGACTCCGCCTTTATCCATTTCACCAATCAGTGCCACCATTTCTTCTGAAGTGAGCGACGCCAACGTCACCCTGCGAGCCCTCAGGAATTCATCCATGATCGCGTGCGCTGACTCCTGGAAATCGGTGGCAAACAATGCCGGAGGCTTCTCGACGGTATTTTCTACACCTAAAAATGAGGCAGCCATTTCTGCCATCCCGCTCATGACCGTGATGTCAAAATTTACGCACATGAGGCCGATCTGGATGCCGTCAGGATCCCGGAGCACCGCTGTCACCGACCTTAACTGCCGACGATCAAAATTCACCTTCCTGTAAGGGCCCGAAACATCACCCTCGAATGACGCCCCATCGTTGATATCGGTCAATGAACTGTCGCCGACCCGCCGCTGAGAGAACACATTGAAGATATGCGCAATCTTCCCAGAGGCCAAGTCATGAATGATGACCTCGGCGTGGGGATCCAGGAGCTTGGCAATTGCTTGAGCGCTGCTGATGTAATTATTCAGATGTTTATTCACGGTCAAACTCTGCCTTAAAAAAATACAAAATGTCAGCCGGATACGAAATGTATTTTTCGTGTTATGGTTAGGCCCGCTTCCACTAAAGCGCCCGATTGTAGCGCCATCTCCTCCTCTAACGGCGGCGAGCTGGTCAACCGGGTAAGCGCAACGCCCGTCTCCCGATAGTCGAAGGAGCAATCGATGAATATCTACACCCAAGCGCAAATCATGAATGCCTTGTGCCCGAGAGACGCTGCTGCGCTGATCATGGAAGGATTCATTGCCCATGCTGACGGGCTGGTGCAGCTGCCTCCGGTTCAGAGCTTTCAGTTCCCGGCCAGCAACGGTGACTGTTGCGTGAAATCGGCCTGGATGTCAGGCGACGAGGTGTTTTCAGTCAGGGTCTCGGCAGGTTTCTACGACAATCCCGCAAAGGGTTTTTCCAGTAATGATGGGTTGACGCTGATTTTCTCGGCCTTGACGGGGCAACCCGTCGCTTTGCTTCGCGACGGCGGCTGGCTGACCTCAATGCGTACAGCGCTGGCGGGGCAAATCGTGGCGAGGGCTATGGGGCCTTCACAGGTGAGCGGCATTGGTGTGGTCGGCACTGGCGACCAGGCACGCATGCAGCTGGAGCAGCTGATGCCCGTCACTGCTTGTCGACGCTTGACGGTTTACGGTCGTAACCGGCAAAGCCTGGAACACTACTGTGAATTTGCCGAGGCTTTGGGTTTTGAGGTTACTGCCACCCACGATGCAAAGGACGTTGCGACCCACTCCAACCTGATCGTCACGGCTACACCCTCTCGCGAAGCAATCATAAAGAATGAATGGGTCAACCCTGGGACACACATCACGGCTATCGGCGCAGACAGCCTCGGCAAGCAAGAGCTGGACGTGCACCTGGTTGCACGTGCAGATGTCATTGTCGTGGACTCAATCGAGCAATGCTGCCAATACGGCGAGATTTCAGGGGCCTTCACATCCGGCCTGATCGACAAGGGCAGGCTTGTCACGCTCGGCAGCGTATTGGGCGGTCACGCCATCGGACGACGGGACGACTCGCAGATTACCCTTGCAGACCTTACAGGCCTGGGCGTACAGGATGCTCAGATTGCGAAGTCCGCCATGGCATCATTGGCGCACTAGTGGATAGCGAAGCGATGAGACGGGGTTTGAATGATGAAGCTTGACCCATCACGAGTCAGTAAGACCCCGGCGATTCAATGGGAGGCCCATGCGTGCCTGCCATTGATTGCCGGCCAGGATATGTCCCGCCTGAACAGGTACCGAGAAGCCGGTTTCCATCATGTGTCGATCAACGTGGGCATGGACATGACCCCGTTTGAAACCGTGATGCGCACGATTGCCGGTTTTAGAAGCTGGCTGGCTCACCACCCTGAAGACTTTGTCCTGGCGGCCACCGTTGACGATATCTACCGTGCGCATAAGTCTCGGAAGCTCGCGGTGTCTTTTGACCTTGAAGGTTCAAATATGCTGCTACAGGATCCTGCGATGGTGGACCTGTTCGCAAGCTTGGGCGTTCGCCAACTGTTGCTTGCCTACAACCGCGACAACGGTTGCGCGGGCGGCTGCCATGGAGCAGGTACGGGATTGACCCCCTTGGGACGCAAGATCGTGCAGCGTATTAATACAGCGGGAATGGTCATTGACTGCTCGCACGCCAGCAAACGCTCAAGCCTTGAAATTATGGAAATTTCACAGCGCCCCGCCATTTTCTCGCACACCAACGTTAAAGCGGTTTTTGACCACCCGCGAACCATCGATGACGAACAAATATTCGCGTGTGCCGCTCAAGGTGGCGTGATCGGACTGACAGGCTTAGGCATATTCCTGGGCGACCCCTGCGCCTCTGTAAACAGTTACATTCGACAGATCGACTATCTGGCAGAGCGCATCGGGACAAGCCATATTGGGATAGGTCTGGATACCGAGTTGCACCCTGAGCATAAGGATTTGCCAGAAGGTGAAGAAGAGAACGATTGGTGGCCGACTGAACACTATGGCCAGATGAACGGACATACTCAGTTGCAGCCAGAGACACTCGGTGAGGTTGCACAACAGCTAACGCGGCTGGGCTATTCAGAGGCGGATATCCAGGCGATCTACGGCAATAATTTCATGCGTATTGCACAGGCAACCTGGCCAGGCTCGAACGGGGCGACGTGAATAGCACCCCGTTAAATGAGCGGTTTAAGGCGCCACAGAAGTGTGCAGCCGTTCCAGGCTGTCAATCGAGTGCTGGCGCAGACGCGCCCCGGCCAACGCTGCTTCTGAATCCACTATCGCCTTGAAGATCGCCTGGTGCTCGCCTAACGAGATATGGATGGATTGCGGTGTGTGGCGCAACGAGTAACTTCTGAACAGTTTGAGTTGCACGACCAAACGACGGTAAGTGTCGTAGAGCGCCTGATTGGTCGTGAACCGGGCGAGCAGATCGTGAAACTCGAAGTTCAGGACAATGTAGGCCGATACATCCTCTCGCTGGACAGCGTCAGCCATGCTATCGAGCACGCTGCTGATGTGAGCAGAAGCCTGCGGTGTTAAATGTTGAGTGACCAATTCGCCAATCAGACTTTCGAGCGAAATTCGCACCTGATAGATCTGGACGGCCTGGCTCAAGTCGAGCTGTCGCACACGAACCCCGCAATTCTTCTCGAACATCACCAGGCCCCGCTCTTCCAGCATGCGAAATGCCTCGCGCACTGGCCCCCTGGAAATCCCCAAGTCATTGGCAATTGCCGCTTCGCGTAATGGCTCGCCCGGAGCGAGTTCGCCGGTGGCGATACGCTGCTCAAGACGCTCATGCACCACCGTGGTCAGCGACTGGGTGCGCAGCAGGGCTATGGCTTCGAGAGAACTCATCAAAAACGTCCGGCTTGGAGAGAGGTGGCCGAGTCTAGCAAACCTCTATTTCATTTGCATATTGTCAACAATATGCAATAAAGGGCGCCTACGATGCCCTCATCCCCGTGAATTGTTATGGACGTCCGACCATGCTTCGAAAGTTTCGAAAGTTTCTGCACACCGGCGCAATGGCGCTTGCCCTTACGAGCACCTCTCTGGTCGCCCAGGCAGAGTCCGTCAAGCTCGCCGTCACTGACCTTGTCGGGCTTGAAGAACTACAGCGCGAATTTGGTCCGTTCAAAGCCGAGTTGGAGCGGGCGAGTGGGCTGAGCATTGATTTTTTGCCTGTTACCAATCGCACCGCCGCCCTGGAGGCTCTGCGCTTTAAAAAAGTCGATTTTGTTCTGGCGGGGCCGGCGGAGTACGTGGTGATGCACAAGCGTGCGAATGCCACCGTGGTCGCGGGCTTATATCGACCTGACTACTACTCAATGATCGTGGTGAAAGCCGATAGCCCGCTGTTTTCTCTGCAGGAGCTCAAGGGGCAGCGCGTGGGCATGGGTCCGGTGGGTTCGACCTCGCGTCAACTTGGCCCCATGCAGCTACTCGCCGATGCCAACCTCGACCCGCTCAAAGACGTCAGTGTGACCAACACCAATCTGCGCCTGGCATGGGAGGGACTCAAACGTGGCGACCTGAGCGCCATGGGCATGGGCCGCTCGGACTACGAAACCTTTATTGCCCAAGAGCCACAAGACCAACGCAGTGCCTTCCGGGTACTGGCCCGCAGCGGTGATTTGCCGAGCGATCTGCTGATGGCGGGTGAGCATGTCCCCGCCGAAACGGTTACGAGTCTGCGCAAGGCGATCGTGGATAACTCGGCAGCGCTGATCAACAGCATCAGCCAAGGTCCGGAGCAGGTGAAACGTTATCAGGGCATGCGCTTCCTCGCCGCTATCGCCGACAAGGACTACAACGTGGTGCGCTCGATGTATCGCACTGTGGGGTATCCGGAATTTTCTGACTTCATAGGTGAGTGACATGAATGCCTTGGCACAGCCGGACATTTCCAATACCGCATTACGCGTACGAGGCCTGAGCAAGCAGTTTGAAGGCGCTCCCACACCCGTGTGGTCCAACGTTTCCTTCGATGTCCCCCAAGGTCAGCGGGTCGCCATCGTGGGCGGAAACGGCGCTGGCAAAAGCACCCTGCTACGTTGCTGCATGCGCCTAGTGGAACCAGACAGCGGCAGCGTCGAATTCGCTGGGCAGAGCGTTACGGGATTGGGCCTGAGGCCGCTGGCCAAAGCGCGTTCGCAGGTCGGCTTTGTGTTTCAAAAACACAATCTGGTCAGCCGCCTTTCGGTGTTGACCAATGTGTTGCACGGCGCAATGGCCTACTCGCGGACGCCGCGTCTGTGGTTCCACTCCATCGCCACTCGCGAACACCGCGACTACGCCATGCATTGCCTGGAGCAAGTTCATCTCGGGCACTTGAGTGGCCGCTGTGCCGGCGAACTGTCGGGCGGGCAGTCACAACGAGTGGCCATTGCTCGCGTCTTGATGCAAAAGCCAAAAATGATCTTCGCCGACGAGCCTGTCGCCAGCCTCGACCCTCAAGCGGGAGAAGACGTCATGCAGGTGTTCTCGGAGTTAGTGCGCAGCCAGAACCTGACCTTGGTATTCGTCACCCATCACTTGGATCACGCCTTGCACTACGCCGACCGCGTACTGGGCCTGCGCGACAGCAAGCTGCATCTGGATGCGGTGAGCCAGCAGTTAAGCGTTCAGCAATTGCGAGGCATGTATGAGTGAGCAACTTAAAGCCAGCCTGCCCGCTCGCTTTGAGCGCCCCTCACTGGTTTCAGCCTTGCTGTTCGCGGGTTTTATCGCCTTGTTCTGTTGGTCCGTCTCGGCAGCGGGCCTGTCGCTGCCGCAGCTGCTCAGCGGCTTGCCGAACATGGCGAAGATTGCCGGAGAAATGGTGCCACCCGCTACCAATCGCATAAGCCCGATGCTGGTGGCCGTACTGGTCACCTTCCAGATGGCGTTGATCGGTACGGTCATTGGCGTGCTGATCAGCCTGCCCTTGGCAGTGCTGATGGCGCGCAATTACACGCCGCATCCGTTGGTGCGCTCCATGGTTCGCAGCGTAGTGAGTTTTATCCGAACGGTACCGGATTTGGCATGGGCACTGTTTTTCGTTGCGTCCGTGGGCCTGGGCCCCTTTGCCGGCACGCTGACCTTGATCATGGACACGGTAGGCTTTTGCGCGCGCTTTTTTGCCGAGGCCATTGAGGAGGTTGATGACGGGGCGCCCGAAGCATTGACCGCCATCGGCGCGCCACGCTCTTCGATCGTGGTCTGCGCTGCCCTCCCGATGGCCATGCCGAGCCTTATCAATACCAGCCTGTTCGCCCTTGAAAAGTCCGTGCGTGCCTCCGTCGTACTGGGTCTGGTAGGCGCTGGCGGCATTGGTGCGGAACTCGCTACGGCCATGGAGATGTTCCGCTTTGACCAGGCCGCCACCATCATTCTGCTGGTGTTCCTGCTGGTTCTGAGCGTGGAAAAACTCTCGTCTCACGCGCGCGTAGCGTTACTCAAAAAACGGCGCTAATCGCCTCATTCGAATTATTCAAAAGGAGTCATCATGAACAGCACTGTCACCATCAATGGGAAATCCTACCGTCAACCTGAACGCCCCGTCGTAGTGGTGTGCATCGATGGAGGTGACCCGGAGTATCTTCAGCAGTTTCTGGCAGAGGGAACGGTACCCAATATCCAGCGGTTTGTTGAAAAGGGTTACTCCACGGTCGCCATGGGTTCGATGCCTTCGTTCACCTGCCCAAACAACATGTCGATCATTACCGGCACGCCTGTGGCCAAACACGGCATATCCGGCAATTACTACCTGGATACCAACACCTGGCAACCGGTCGTCATGACGGGCCCTGAACTGCTGCGCGGCGATACCATTCTGGCCGGATTTGCCGACGCAGGCGCCAAGGTGGTGACCATCACCGCCAAGGACAAACTGCGCCGCCAACTGGGCAAGGGCCTGGATGTCAGCCAGGGTCATGTGTCGTTCTCATCGGAATTTGCCGATCGTTGTACGCTGGCGGAAAACGGTATTGAAAACGTATTGGAGTATGTCGGCATGCCCAAGCCTGACATGTACTCAATGGAGCTTTCGCTATTCGTACTGGAAGCGGGGATCAAGTTGCTTCAGGACCGCCGCCCGAACCTGATGTATCTCTCACTGACCGACTTCGTTCAACACAAGTGGGCACCCGATCACGACGAGGCTCGGCAGTTCTATCAAGCACTGGACGAGGCCTTCGGCCGGCTGGTCAACGAGGACATTGTGTTGGGACTGATCGCCGACCACGGCATGAGTGACAAAAGCAACGAAGCCGGTGAACCGAATGTCATCTGGCTACAAGATATCCTCGATGCAGAAGTCGGAGCAGGCGAAACCACAGTGATCTGCCCCATCACCGATGCATTCGTGGCCCACCACGGTGCACTGGGCGGGTTTGTGCGGGTCTGGACACGAGGTAACGTCAGCGTTCAAGCGGTCATTGATCGAGTAGCGGCGATCGACGGGGTGGATCTCTCCCTTGATAAGAAAACCGCATGCCGACTGTTCGAGCTGCCGGAAGATCGCGAGGCGGATGTGGTCGTGGTGTCGAGAAAAGATGTCTGCATCGGCAGCTCTGCCAGGCTGCATGACCTGGAGGGTTTGAAAGGCAACCGCCTGCGAACCCATGGCGGCGTCTCGGAAACGCGCGTTCCATTCATTCTTAACCGACCCTTGAACGCACAATACCGCCAGCAAGTCGCTTGCAGCGAAATCAAGAGCTACCAGATCTTCGACTTCGCTATTAATGGCACGCAGTAGTTTCTGTGGGTTGACCGGTGTGTCAGTCAGGTTGATGACACACCTTGCTCTCGCTTTAACACGCCTAAGCGAT of the Paucimonas lemoignei genome contains:
- the phnC_2 gene encoding ABC transporter, with protein sequence MNALAQPDISNTALRVRGLSKQFEGAPTPVWSNVSFDVPQGQRVAIVGGNGAGKSTLLRCCMRLVEPDSGSVEFAGQSVTGLGLRPLAKARSQVGFVFQKHNLVSRLSVLTNVLHGAMAYSRTPRLWFHSIATREHRDYAMHCLEQVHLGHLSGRCAGELSGGQSQRVAIARVLMQKPKMIFADEPVASLDPQAGEDVMQVFSELVRSQNLTLVFVTHHLDHALHYADRVLGLRDSKLHLDAVSQQLSVQQLRGMYE
- a CDS encoding ornithine cyclodeaminase yields the protein MNIYTQAQIMNALCPRDAAALIMEGFIAHADGLVQLPPVQSFQFPASNGDCCVKSAWMSGDEVFSVRVSAGFYDNPAKGFSSNDGLTLIFSALTGQPVALLRDGGWLTSMRTALAGQIVARAMGPSQVSGIGVVGTGDQARMQLEQLMPVTACRRLTVYGRNRQSLEHYCEFAEALGFEVTATHDAKDVATHSNLIVTATPSREAIIKNEWVNPGTHITAIGADSLGKQELDVHLVARADVIVVDSIEQCCQYGEISGAFTSGLIDKGRLVTLGSVLGGHAIGRRDDSQITLADLTGLGVQDAQIAKSAMASLAH
- the phnA gene encoding Phosphonoacetate hydrolase, whose product is MNSTVTINGKSYRQPERPVVVVCIDGGDPEYLQQFLAEGTVPNIQRFVEKGYSTVAMGSMPSFTCPNNMSIITGTPVAKHGISGNYYLDTNTWQPVVMTGPELLRGDTILAGFADAGAKVVTITAKDKLRRQLGKGLDVSQGHVSFSSEFADRCTLAENGIENVLEYVGMPKPDMYSMELSLFVLEAGIKLLQDRRPNLMYLSLTDFVQHKWAPDHDEARQFYQALDEAFGRLVNEDIVLGLIADHGMSDKSNEAGEPNVIWLQDILDAEVGAGETTVICPITDAFVAHHGALGGFVRVWTRGNVSVQAVIDRVAAIDGVDLSLDKKTACRLFELPEDREADVVVVSRKDVCIGSSARLHDLEGLKGNRLRTHGGVSETRVPFILNRPLNAQYRQQVACSEIKSYQIFDFAINGTQ
- the ydfH_3 gene encoding transcriptional regulator GntR codes for the protein MSSLEAIALLRTQSLTTVVHERLEQRIATGELAPGEPLREAAIANDLGISRGPVREAFRMLEERGLVMFEKNCGVRVRQLDLSQAVQIYQVRISLESLIGELVTQHLTPQASAHISSVLDSMADAVQREDVSAYIVLNFEFHDLLARFTTNQALYDTYRRLVVQLKLFRSYSLRHTPQSIHISLGEHQAIFKAIVDSEAALAGARLRQHSIDSLERLHTSVAP
- a CDS encoding membrane protein yields the protein MRKSVDGAATAVMVLLCLIWGAQQVAIKAVADDIAPVMQIAVRSGVAALLVWLIGKWIMREVWLPKVWCRSGLVVAVLFAAEFLLVAQGLRWTSASHMTVFLYTAPLFAAIGLHLRLPEERLGAIQWLGMSLAFAGIAITFLMPRDGVATQLALTDSLLGDLLGLCAGAAWGFTTVAVRTSRLSEAPATQTLFYQLAGAFLLLLPLGLLLGQSAVTFTTHAVGSLIFQTVIVSVASYLIWFWMLRRYLAARLGVLAFMSPLFGVLMGYLWLGEQTSVGFLLGASLTIVGLLVVNLSKASAQTQEQRSYPIPKNRKGNVPL
- a CDS encoding phosphate/phosphite/phosphonate ABC transporter substrate-binding protein, giving the protein MLRKFRKFLHTGAMALALTSTSLVAQAESVKLAVTDLVGLEELQREFGPFKAELERASGLSIDFLPVTNRTAALEALRFKKVDFVLAGPAEYVVMHKRANATVVAGLYRPDYYSMIVVKADSPLFSLQELKGQRVGMGPVGSTSRQLGPMQLLADANLDPLKDVSVTNTNLRLAWEGLKRGDLSAMGMGRSDYETFIAQEPQDQRSAFRVLARSGDLPSDLLMAGEHVPAETVTSLRKAIVDNSAALINSISQGPEQVKRYQGMRFLAAIADKDYNVVRSMYRTVGYPEFSDFIGE
- the phnE_2 gene encoding phosphonate ABC transporter inner membrane subunit, with the translated sequence MSEQLKASLPARFERPSLVSALLFAGFIALFCWSVSAAGLSLPQLLSGLPNMAKIAGEMVPPATNRISPMLVAVLVTFQMALIGTVIGVLISLPLAVLMARNYTPHPLVRSMVRSVVSFIRTVPDLAWALFFVASVGLGPFAGTLTLIMDTVGFCARFFAEAIEEVDDGAPEALTAIGAPRSSIVVCAALPMAMPSLINTSLFALEKSVRASVVLGLVGAGGIGAELATAMEMFRFDQAATIILLVFLLVLSVEKLSSHARVALLKKRR
- a CDS encoding peptidase M19, renal dipeptidase, whose protein sequence is MMKLDPSRVSKTPAIQWEAHACLPLIAGQDMSRLNRYREAGFHHVSINVGMDMTPFETVMRTIAGFRSWLAHHPEDFVLAATVDDIYRAHKSRKLAVSFDLEGSNMLLQDPAMVDLFASLGVRQLLLAYNRDNGCAGGCHGAGTGLTPLGRKIVQRINTAGMVIDCSHASKRSSLEIMEISQRPAIFSHTNVKAVFDHPRTIDDEQIFACAAQGGVIGLTGLGIFLGDPCASVNSYIRQIDYLAERIGTSHIGIGLDTELHPEHKDLPEGEEENDWWPTEHYGQMNGHTQLQPETLGEVAQQLTRLGYSEADIQAIYGNNFMRIAQATWPGSNGAT
- a CDS encoding YheO domain-containing protein, whose protein sequence is MNKHLNNYISSAQAIAKLLDPHAEVIIHDLASGKIAHIFNVFSQRRVGDSSLTDINDGASFEGDVSGPYRKVNFDRRQLRSVTAVLRDPDGIQIGLMCVNFDITVMSGMAEMAASFLGVENTVEKPPALFATDFQESAHAIMDEFLRARRVTLASLTSEEMVALIGEMDKGGVFALRNATNYLCELLSLSRATVYKYLRRARAATGS